CGGTATAGCGGCCGTCATCAAGCGGGTGTAGTTTATTGCTATCGTCCAGGCGGTAATTGTTAAACTGACCTACCACGTACGGCGCACCGTCTTTAGGATCTTTGTTGGTTGAGAGGGTGAAATACACGTGGGCGTAATCGGCATCGGTGGCTGGCGTGGTACCATCGTTATTCAGGATGTAAAATTTACCATCATTATCGTACTGAAAGAGGTAATTGGGCTGATCGCGCACCGGATCGCCAAGCAGCACCACTACGTTTACCGAATCTTTATAAATTTTGGCTACCCTTTGCGAGTTGAGTTTAAGCGTACGGGTATCAAATAGCCTGAACTCGTTACGGCCGGGAAAATCATTAATACTTACATCGTTATAAAGCATTTGCGTACCGCGGATATAGGTAGGCTGCCCGTTAAGCACCGCTGTTTCGGTACGGGCATTTTGCATAATAAAAGTACGCAGGGCATAAGCCGGGTTTTGCACCACCAGGCCCGAATAATCAATGGTAAAATTTATCTTTTGATTGGTTTGACGGGTGACTGTATTGGCTGATGGCAGGATATCCGCCATGATAGAAACGCGCTTACCCAATACATACAACCTGCGGGTAAGTACCATTTTGTTTTGGTCGCCGTCTTCGTAAACCTTCAGTACGTAATTGCCCGATATTTTGGGAGCGATGTTATTGTTAGGCAACGAAAGTTCGTAATGGGTATATTTCTGCATGGTACCGGTTGAGTAGCTGTAGTTATACAGGCGGTCGTCCATATAATTTTGCAGGTACTCGGCAGGTGATAGGTTTGATGAATTCCAGTTGGCGTCGCAATGCTCAATGGTATAGTAATAATTACGGCTGCCGCCACGCAGGTCATCAAAGGTAAGCAACACTTTCTCGTCCGATCCTAAATTAATAACCGGGAAGGCACCTTGTTTGCTGGTATTGTAAAACTCAACGCTTTTTATGGCTGATGAGTAAACGTTGTTGTTATATGTGGATTGGGCAAAGCCCTGATGAGCAAGCATGAGCAAGATTCCCACACTCAAAAAAAATTGGATACGTTTCATTCTAATTCACTATCAGTTTGATCTTTTTGCAGGTACTGCCTCACATCAAAGCTAAACAAAGCAGCCGACAATATTAAGAAAGGTGTGGCCGATGCTAAAGTAAACTTCGAAAGCCCATCGCCATTAAAAACATCGTGTGTAAGAAAAAGCAAACCCATCCACATCACCAAAAGGGATATAAGTCTCATAATAATGTTTTCTTTATGTGTAGCGATAAACAACAAAAGTTGCCCGATAAACATAATCAGGGTGGCTACCGCTATCGAATCATCATAACTCCCCAGGGGATTGAATGAAATGTTCTCTTTTTTTGTAAATGGCAACATCACTTCAAATATTATTATGGGGCCAACCCCATGGCCGGCACCTATAAGGATAAGGCAGTTAAATATGAGTATAGCTATAGAAAGGCCGCGGTATTGATTTGTCATGTAGTAATTTAGGTTGAAGTTCGGGCAGGCAATATAAAAAAGTCGCTGTTGCTTTGCAACAGCGACTTTTTTATGACAAGCCAATCAAAGCCCTCTTTAAAAGGGCTGGTTGGGATTTACGATTCCAACTCCAAAATCTGCTCGGCCAATGCTTCCCATTTATCCTGAACCTGTTTCAGTTCGGCTTGTTTGGCGCTGTAGGCGGCGTTGGTTTGCTTTAATTTGGCGTTATCGTTATATATTTTCTCGTCGGCCAGTTGGGCTTCCAGTTGTTTAACTTCTTTTTCAAGATCGGTAATCTGTTGTTCCATTTTGGCCAGGTCCTGGTTCAGCTTTTTAAGCTGCTGGTGCTTGTTTTCGACTTGAGGCTGTTTAACAGGCTCGGGCTTTTTTTCTTCCTTTTTAGGCTGAGGCGCAGGTGCCGCGGCTTTGGGTTCAAGTTTGCGTTTGGCGTTCCATTCGTCAAACTCGGCATAGGTACCCGGATAGATCTTGATTTTTTGATCTTCAATGAACCAGATCTTATTGGCCACATTGTCCAGGAAGTACCTATCGTGCGATACCACGATGAAAGTACCTTCGTACTGTTCCAAAGCCTGGATCAGGATATTAACCGATTGCATATCCAGGTGGTTGGTAGGCTCATCCAGTATCAGGAAATTGGCATCCGCTGTAAGCGCCTTGGCCAAAGCTACGCGCGATTTTTCGCCCCCCGATAGCACCTTGATCTTTTTAAATACATCATCACCCGTAAACAAAAACGAACCTAAAATGGTGCGCAGTTCGGTATCGGTATGTTTAGGCGCGAAGGCCTGCAGCTCCTGTAAAATCTGGTTTTCGAGGTGTAATGATTCTAACTGGTGCTGGGCGAAAAACGTAGTGCTTACGTTATGCCCGGTGGTCATGGTACCTGTAAAGTCTTTATCGGCGTTCGCTATAATGCGTAGCAAGGTTGATTTACCTTTACCGTTAGCACCTATCAGGGCAATTTTATCACCTTTTTCAATTACGGCTTCGCCGCCGTTTAAAATATCAATTGCAGGGTATTTTTTAACGATGTCTTCTAAGGTTACTACATGCCTGCCTGATTGTTTGCTGAAACGGAAAGCAAAGTTTACTGTTGGATTATCATCATCCACATCATCAATCCGTTCCATCCTATCCAGCATTTTGATGCGCGATTGCGCCATTTTAGCTTTAGAGGCCTTGGCACGGAAACGCTCGATCAAACGCTCTTCCTGTTTAATTTTTGATTGCTGGTTTTTAAACTCACCACGCTGAATTTCTTCGCGCAGGGCCTTTTCTTCGAGATAAAAAGAGTAATTGCCCGCGTAAACGGTCAGTTTACCTTTACGAGACTCGACGGTGCGGTTGATTACTTTATCCAAAAACCACCTATCGTGCGATACTATGATAATAGCGCCGGTAAATGCCTTTAAATAATCCTCAAGCCACTGGATCGACGGTAAATCGAGGTGGTTGGTAGGCTCATCCAGCAGCAAGATATCCGGTGCCTGTAAAAGAATTTTGGCCAGCATTACACGCATGCGCCAGCCACCCGAAAAGGTGCTCAGTTTACGTTTGCAATCGTCATCGCTAAAACCTAAACCGGCCAAAATTTCGTGGGCTTTGTATTCGATATTATAACCGTCAAGCAGTTCAAACTCGTGCTGCTTGTCGCTCAGTTTATTTAAAAGTTCTTCGCTATAATCCGTTTCAAGCTTTTTAAGCAGGCTTTCTATCTCATCGTGCAGCTGGTTCTGGCGCTCAAAGGCCTCCATGGCCACATGTACGATATTTTTATCAGATGAATAAGAAAGCAGATCCTGATTAAGGTAACCCATGGTAAGGTCCTTAGCCATAGATACCGTTCCGGAGGTAGGTTTGTAATCGCCTACAATAATTTTTAAAAGGGTGGTTTTACCGGTACCGTTGGCACCAATCAAACCGATTTTTTCACCGGGTTTAATATGCCAGTTGGCTTCATCATAAAGGGCCCGCGCACCAATCTCGAACGTAAGGTTATTTATAGCAATCATTTACGCGCAAAGATACGTTTTTTGAGCTTAAAGCTGAAGGCTCAAAGCTGAAGGCATTTTTATGAGCTAAAAGCAGAAAGCCGAAGGCATTTTCGAAGCAGAAAGCAAACAGCCGAAGGCTGAAAGCCTTCACAGCTCCGCCTTCGGCTTTTTTATTCTTTGCTTTAAGCTTTCTGCCTTAGGCTTTTAGCTTCTATAAAACTCCCGTGGCTTTCAGCCAGGTTTGCGCCATCAGGGCTTCGCCGGCTACGCTGGGGTGTACACCGTCAAGATTCCAGTAAGTGGCAGGGGCGGTTTGCTCGGCTTTATCAAAGGCCGATTGGTAGGGCACAAATACGGCATCAAACTCGGCCGCTACATCTTTTGCTGCCTTGCGGAACAGATCGAATGTCGGGTACCATTTATCGTCAACAGCTTTCACATTTTTTTCGGCAAAAGGCTCGCAGATCACCAGTTTAATCTCGGGCAGGGCCTCTTTAGTGCGGGTAAGTAATTTTTTATAGTCGGCAATATAAGTATCAATGGTGCCTTTATAGCCGCCGGTAAGCGTATGCCAAAAATCGTTCACGCCGATGTGAATACTGAGCACATTAGGCTTAAGGGCTAAACAATCGGTATCCCAGCGCTCGGCCAGTTGGTATACTTTATTGCCGCTGATACCTTTGTTATAAATTTTCAATCCTTTATCGGCATGTTTAAGCAACAGTTGCGATGCGGTAAGCAAAGCATAGCCCGAGCCTAAGGCACTGGTGGTATTGGGTTCGGTTTTGTTATGATCGCGACCCCAATCGGTAATTGAGTCGCCCTGAAAAAGCACTACGTCGCCCTGGTTAAAAGTTAGCTTTTTGGCCGGTTTTTCGTTAGCTAATGCTGATGAAACAATGGCGGGGATGCCCATAGAGGCAATGGTGCCCACAGCAGCTGTTTTCAAAAAATGGCGGCGGTAGTTTTGTTCGGTATTTTTCATTTATGGTTTATAAAAGGTATTTGCCGAAATTACAGATTTACCGCAGTTATTGAAACTTTCTTAGGTTTTGTATCGGCATTTGTGAAAGGAATATTACAAAGGCAGATTATTTATCCGCCACAAAATTTATCGGCTTTGCCGGATCGTATGTAACATAAACCCGTTTCCATGGTTCATCATTAATCAGTTTCCATTGATGGGCAGTACCGGTAGTATCCTGGGCTATCAAAATTTCGCCGGGTTTTAATATAAATTTTTCGCCGGGGTAGGTTTCAAATTCAAGAATACCGGTAAGGGTGATCACATATTGCTCAACCGGCGCGTTATGCCAATCGTAAAAAGCGTGCGGTTCCGATTCCGCAAACCTTACAGCCAGAGCCTCATTTAGCGGGCCTAACTCAACCTTACCTTGTTCAATATGCGAATGACCGTCATCGCCGGTATACAGCCTGTATGCTTTTATCATACCGGCTAAACTAACATTTAGCCGCGATAACTGATATATTTTAAAGCCTTTATTCTGAAACATTACTTGCGCTTTAATTAAGCCGGCACAAAATGTATTTTTACTGATATAACGGTTTGTAAAACCTATCCCGGCTTTACCGGTTAATTAGCAAATTATGCCCACACCAATAGCTGCCTTACGCTTCAGATTTTTCCCTTACCTCATCAGCCTGCTAATAGTTTTCGCGATAGGTATAACAGCCTCATTATTCACCCGGCCCGAGATTGCCGGCTGGTACAGTACCTTAAAAAAGCCAGGTTTTAATCCACCGCCGTGGCTGTTTGCACCTGTATGGTCGGCAATTTATATCATGATAGCAACTGCCGCCTATTTAGTTTGGGCGCATCGTCATCAAAAGCCGGCTTACGCCACAACCCGTTTAGTTTATGTTATTCAACTCGTCCTTAATTTTTCATGGTCGATTGTGTTTTTTGGGATGCATCAGTTAATGGGAGCACTAATCGTTATCGCCCTGCTATGGCTTAGTATTATCGCTTGCATATACTGGTTCGGCAAGTTTAACCGGCTTGCCGCCTGGCTTTTAGTGCCTTACCTGCTTTGGGTAAGCTTCGCCACGGTGCTTAATGCCAGTATATATTTCCTCAATCAATAGCTGATAAAAAACACTATTTTTATTGCAAATATTTACAACACAGATAAAGACTATTTATCAAACCCATGAAAAAACTTCTGCTTGTTTTTTGTTTGATCGCCGCGGCTCACAGTTTTGCATTTGCCGATAAAGTAGCCATTAATCACTTTGTTATTAAAGAAAACCCCTTCGCGGTTGATGAAGTTGCCGTAGTGGCCACCGATACCGCCGGTGTAATACAGGAAAATGTAAACGGCGTTTTCACCTTTGTAATGAATGGCTTTACCGAAGAGTTGAAATTTGATAAAGGCACCGCCTTTTACCGTCACAAACTCGACAGATCAAGCTTTTTATATGCCAAACACATGAACGACAGCGGTACCCATGCCATACTGTACTATATTTACAAGCACGACAGCAAACTGAGCCCCTTCCACATCAGTTGGGTGCTGCTGGTTGCCATCCCTCTGCTGCTGGTACTGCTGGCCTATATGTTTAAGCGGTTTATTATTATAGCCGTGGTAATTTTCTGTATCTTCCTGTACTTCAACTACCACAACGGCCTGAGCATCCCAACATTTTTTGAAAGCATCATTGACGGGCTGAAGAACATGTTTTGATTGGGAGCTGAAAGCCGAAGGCTTAAAGCAGAAAGCGAAGAAAAGAACAAAAAGCACAAATCGTTCGCAGCCTGGAAACCAATCAAATCTTTCGGCCTTATGCCTGTCACTTTAAATTTAAAAAGCTTTGGGCTTTCAGCCTTCAGCTTTTGGCTTCTAAAAAGGCATTCCAATACCAAAATTCAGCTGCATAAAGTTGTAATCTTCGCCGTTAATTGCCTTGTAGTTATTTTTGAAGGTGCCTTTGCTAAACAGTTCGCCGGCATGGTTAAAGAGTACCCATTGGTCGCTGCCGCTAAATTGAGGGTCTTTAAATTTAAAGGCGGCATCCAGCCTGAATACGAAGAAAGCCAGATCAAACCGTAAACCCGTGCCAATACCCATAGCTGTTGATTGCCAAAGGTTATTGAGTTTAAACTCGCCGTTGGGGTTATCGGCCTGTTTATGTAAACGCCATACGTTGCCGGCATCTAAAAAGAAAGCTCCTTTTAGCTTTGCACCGAAAAAGTTATCGGCCAGTTTATAGCGGTATTCGGCATTGCTAACAAATTTAACCTCGCCAAACTGATCGAGGTATTTTAAGCGGTTCCGGGTGTTAACATCTGTACCATAATAAGCAGCGCGGTTAAATTGTCCCGGCCCAAGTGTGCGCGGCAGCCAGGCCCTGATATCGTTGGCTCCGCCGGTATAAAAATTCTTCTCAAATATCAGTTGATTGCTGTTGCCGTAAGGCACGCCAACGCCCGGATTAAATCGTAGTATGAACTGCTTTTCGTTACCAAAGTTGCGATAAAAGCGTAAATCAAGTTCAACCTTGGTGTACTGGGAAAATGTATATCCAAATAACTGGCGTTGCCCAAGGCTGTCTTTACGGGCATTGGTAAGATTGGCAAGCAGGTTTAAAAAGT
The sequence above is a segment of the Mucilaginibacter celer genome. Coding sequences within it:
- a CDS encoding DUF5103 domain-containing protein, translated to MLAHQGFAQSTYNNNVYSSAIKSVEFYNTSKQGAFPVINLGSDEKVLLTFDDLRGGSRNYYYTIEHCDANWNSSNLSPAEYLQNYMDDRLYNYSYSTGTMQKYTHYELSLPNNNIAPKISGNYVLKVYEDGDQNKMVLTRRLYVLGKRVSIMADILPSANTVTRQTNQKINFTIDYSGLVVQNPAYALRTFIMQNARTETAVLNGQPTYIRGTQMLYNDVSINDFPGRNEFRLFDTRTLKLNSQRVAKIYKDSVNVVVLLGDPVRDQPNYLFQYDNDGKFYILNNDGTTPATDADYAHVYFTLSTNKDPKDGAPYVVGQFNNYRLDDSNKLHPLDDGRYTVNMLLKQGVYDYEYVWVDAKTGKADDIPFEGSHFETENEYQMLTYYRPPAARWDELVGFRELVTKR
- a CDS encoding ABC-F family ATP-binding cassette domain-containing protein, with protein sequence MIAINNLTFEIGARALYDEANWHIKPGEKIGLIGANGTGKTTLLKIIVGDYKPTSGTVSMAKDLTMGYLNQDLLSYSSDKNIVHVAMEAFERQNQLHDEIESLLKKLETDYSEELLNKLSDKQHEFELLDGYNIEYKAHEILAGLGFSDDDCKRKLSTFSGGWRMRVMLAKILLQAPDILLLDEPTNHLDLPSIQWLEDYLKAFTGAIIIVSHDRWFLDKVINRTVESRKGKLTVYAGNYSFYLEEKALREEIQRGEFKNQQSKIKQEERLIERFRAKASKAKMAQSRIKMLDRMERIDDVDDDNPTVNFAFRFSKQSGRHVVTLEDIVKKYPAIDILNGGEAVIEKGDKIALIGANGKGKSTLLRIIANADKDFTGTMTTGHNVSTTFFAQHQLESLHLENQILQELQAFAPKHTDTELRTILGSFLFTGDDVFKKIKVLSGGEKSRVALAKALTADANFLILDEPTNHLDMQSVNILIQALEQYEGTFIVVSHDRYFLDNVANKIWFIEDQKIKIYPGTYAEFDEWNAKRKLEPKAAAPAPQPKKEEKKPEPVKQPQVENKHQQLKKLNQDLAKMEQQITDLEKEVKQLEAQLADEKIYNDNAKLKQTNAAYSAKQAELKQVQDKWEALAEQILELES
- a CDS encoding SGNH/GDSL hydrolase family protein, producing MKNTEQNYRRHFLKTAAVGTIASMGIPAIVSSALANEKPAKKLTFNQGDVVLFQGDSITDWGRDHNKTEPNTTSALGSGYALLTASQLLLKHADKGLKIYNKGISGNKVYQLAERWDTDCLALKPNVLSIHIGVNDFWHTLTGGYKGTIDTYIADYKKLLTRTKEALPEIKLVICEPFAEKNVKAVDDKWYPTFDLFRKAAKDVAAEFDAVFVPYQSAFDKAEQTAPATYWNLDGVHPSVAGEALMAQTWLKATGVL
- a CDS encoding TspO/MBR family protein; the protein is MPTPIAALRFRFFPYLISLLIVFAIGITASLFTRPEIAGWYSTLKKPGFNPPPWLFAPVWSAIYIMIATAAYLVWAHRHQKPAYATTRLVYVIQLVLNFSWSIVFFGMHQLMGALIVIALLWLSIIACIYWFGKFNRLAAWLLVPYLLWVSFATVLNASIYFLNQ